One genomic region from Sphingobacterium sp. UGAL515B_05 encodes:
- a CDS encoding DUF6157 family protein, producing MKTHSTNYFNTLIEAATDTKVVKGTIPPSKRHKTIAERQYELIAAAPYQYTSDDIIFQVYAERRDLTPDEYPEARTVFFSRGQACLRASPLTKTYGYGIHSNSEGKVALYGMETVIYQQLVSDDNTTKVKAMKSAR from the coding sequence ATGAAAACCCATTCGACAAATTACTTCAATACTTTAATTGAAGCTGCTACAGATACCAAAGTAGTTAAGGGTACTATTCCACCATCAAAACGCCATAAAACCATAGCTGAAAGACAATATGAATTAATCGCTGCAGCGCCTTATCAGTATACATCTGACGACATTATTTTCCAAGTCTATGCGGAAAGAAGGGACCTAACGCCAGATGAGTATCCCGAAGCTAGAACAGTTTTTTTCTCTAGAGGACAAGCTTGCCTGCGCGCCTCCCCTCTTACAAAGACATATGGGTATGGGATTCATAGCAATAGTGAAGGCAAGGTCGCCTTATACGGAATGGAAACAGTTATATACCAACAATTGGTATCGGATGATAACACAACAAAAGTTAAAGCAATGAAATCCGCTAGGTAG
- a CDS encoding phosphatase PAP2 family protein, with amino-acid sequence MDINTTIINNYARLRKSLFFLPILLLVLLVVFLYFNKALSIHGYTGIQKNSFFAINAYLGQYPNLESNFTQFGDCLISLSLLSVFVLYGPKLWEALLSASFISALFSVLLKLIFAVPRPAVVFNHTSFLITGKMLLGHNSLPSGHSITIFTTLTVIMYAFIPKRLNYKIVWFLSLTSLGLILALSRVALGVHYPLDVVSGCIIGYLSGLLGIFLSRELKIWNWVSNKRYYPIFILLFLVFSIVLVNRIINDNLLIFYFTFICLIITLYKIITIYAKK; translated from the coding sequence ATGGATATCAATACGACGATAATAAATAATTATGCTAGGCTTAGAAAATCATTATTCTTTCTGCCTATTCTTCTATTAGTTTTACTTGTAGTATTTCTATATTTCAATAAAGCATTAAGTATTCATGGTTATACGGGAATACAGAAGAACAGTTTTTTCGCCATAAACGCTTACCTGGGGCAATATCCCAATCTTGAATCTAACTTTACACAGTTTGGAGATTGCTTAATTAGCCTGTCGCTTTTGAGTGTTTTTGTATTATATGGCCCCAAATTATGGGAAGCACTGCTATCGGCATCTTTTATTTCGGCTCTCTTTTCAGTCTTGTTAAAACTTATATTTGCTGTTCCGCGACCTGCCGTAGTATTTAACCATACTAGTTTTTTGATTACAGGGAAGATGCTCCTTGGTCACAATAGTCTACCTTCCGGTCATTCCATTACCATATTTACCACATTGACTGTCATCATGTACGCTTTCATCCCTAAAAGATTAAATTATAAAATAGTGTGGTTTTTGAGTTTAACATCGCTTGGGCTAATACTAGCTTTATCTCGGGTAGCATTGGGAGTACATTATCCATTGGACGTTGTGAGCGGCTGCATTATAGGATACCTTTCGGGACTATTGGGTATTTTTCTAAGCCGGGAATTGAAAATTTGGAATTGGGTGAGCAATAAACGGTATTATCCTATTTTCATTTTATTATTCCTCGTTTTCAGTATTGTATTGGTCAATAGAATAATTAATGATAATTTGCTAATATTTTATTTTACATTTATCTGCTTAATTATTACACTTTATAAAATCATTACCATTTATGCTAAAAAATAG
- a CDS encoding glycosyltransferase — protein MKKIAIISTCPPQECGLATFTKDLKQGMELDPHVQIDIIALSKLGLEDFDESVRFIIFKDQLDSYHQAARIINEEYDYCIIQHEFGIFGGVDGIFITQIANNLNVPLLTVFHTILQTPSLQQREIIELLLEKSQVVVSLSPKGVELLKEQFNSAHADKIKVIPHGVPQFDYNQGLAKYRLNLQENFVMMTFGLIGRSKGLEYAIKSLSGIDLPGFKYLIVGKTHPNVLAHEGESYRYELQNLVNQLGLDDKVVFIDKFLTDDELKEYLTACDIYLSPYPHEQQISSGTLSFAVGAGAAVISTPYWHAKDLLKDERGILTPFNDIESMRDNINLLCRSHRLLAWHRFKARSYGEQTVWKNVAKMYMEHLQRVTTPVRSLVDYEKYVSFDLKREA, from the coding sequence ATGAAAAAAATAGCAATCATTAGCACTTGTCCGCCTCAAGAATGTGGGTTGGCAACTTTTACCAAAGATCTCAAACAAGGCATGGAGCTTGATCCTCATGTCCAAATAGACATAATCGCTTTATCTAAACTGGGTTTAGAGGATTTTGACGAATCTGTGCGTTTTATCATCTTTAAGGACCAACTTGACAGCTATCATCAAGCCGCCCGTATCATTAATGAGGAATACGACTATTGTATTATTCAACATGAATTTGGAATATTTGGTGGTGTGGACGGCATTTTCATCACGCAAATCGCCAACAACCTTAATGTACCATTGTTAACCGTATTTCATACTATTCTGCAAACCCCATCCCTACAGCAGCGAGAAATTATCGAGTTACTTTTAGAAAAGTCTCAGGTTGTTGTGAGTCTATCGCCAAAAGGAGTAGAATTGTTAAAGGAGCAATTCAATTCGGCGCATGCTGATAAGATTAAGGTTATACCACATGGCGTGCCACAATTTGACTATAATCAGGGATTGGCCAAATACAGATTGAACCTGCAGGAGAACTTTGTGATGATGACCTTTGGTCTAATCGGAAGAAGCAAAGGTCTGGAATACGCCATCAAATCCTTGTCGGGTATTGATCTCCCAGGATTCAAATATTTGATCGTTGGAAAAACACATCCCAATGTGCTTGCTCATGAAGGCGAATCTTACCGTTACGAATTGCAAAATTTGGTTAATCAACTCGGTTTAGACGATAAAGTGGTTTTTATTGATAAATTCTTAACGGATGATGAACTAAAGGAGTATTTGACCGCATGTGACATTTATCTATCTCCATACCCTCACGAACAGCAGATTAGTAGTGGCACCTTATCTTTTGCTGTTGGTGCCGGCGCTGCAGTTATCTCCACACCTTACTGGCATGCCAAAGATTTATTAAAAGATGAACGCGGCATCCTTACCCCTTTTAATGACATAGAAAGCATGCGTGACAATATCAATCTATTGTGTAGATCGCATCGTTTACTCGCATGGCATCGTTTCAAAGCACGCAGCTATGGAGAACAAACGGTATGGAAGAACGTGGCAAAAATGTATATGGAGCATTTACAGCGTGTAACAACTCCGGTGAGATCTTTAGTTGATTACGAAAAATATGTCTCTTTTGATTTGAAAAGAGAGGCATAA
- a CDS encoding O-acetyl-ADP-ribose deacetylase codes for MSHNTDKITVVKGDIIKIAVDVIVNAANTSLLGGGGVDGAIHRAGGPEILEGCRNIVAKQGGCKVGEAVITTAGKLAAKYVIHTVGPVWNGGKNHDIEKLESCYYNALKLAVENGCHSIAFPNISTGIYRFPKELAAQLSIRVITQFLMADTTLTEVKIVCFDDDNFRLINQLVMQA; via the coding sequence ATGTCACATAATACCGATAAAATAACCGTAGTAAAGGGCGATATAATAAAAATTGCAGTCGATGTTATTGTAAATGCTGCCAACACGTCGTTACTTGGAGGTGGAGGTGTAGATGGCGCTATTCATCGCGCCGGTGGGCCGGAAATTCTGGAAGGATGCCGTAACATTGTTGCTAAACAAGGAGGCTGCAAGGTCGGTGAAGCCGTCATTACAACTGCAGGCAAGCTAGCCGCTAAATATGTAATTCATACAGTTGGCCCTGTGTGGAATGGAGGGAAAAATCACGATATTGAAAAATTAGAAAGCTGTTATTATAATGCACTCAAATTAGCTGTAGAGAATGGTTGCCATTCGATCGCCTTTCCCAATATCAGTACGGGGATTTACAGATTCCCAAAAGAACTAGCTGCTCAACTATCCATCCGCGTCATTACGCAGTTTCTGATGGCGGATACAACACTTACGGAAGTCAAAATAGTATGTTTTGACGATGATAACTTCCGGCTGATCAATCAACTAGTAATGCAAGCCTAG
- a CDS encoding winged helix-turn-helix transcriptional regulator, which yields MGKRKENSTNRINEQYIIECDLAYAVCKIGGRWKLLILAKLQHGKLRFGEIKQLITGITDRMLTLQLKELEKQGLVKRIAYAEVPPRVEYQLTEIAAELIPIWCQLEKWGAKHKMIT from the coding sequence ATGGGAAAACGAAAAGAAAATTCGACAAATAGGATTAATGAACAGTATATTATTGAATGTGATTTAGCATATGCTGTATGTAAAATCGGCGGCCGATGGAAGCTGCTGATACTTGCTAAATTGCAGCATGGAAAGTTGCGGTTTGGTGAAATTAAACAATTGATTACAGGGATTACCGATCGCATGCTCACCTTGCAGCTCAAAGAATTGGAAAAGCAAGGACTTGTTAAAAGGATTGCTTATGCAGAAGTGCCGCCCCGAGTGGAATATCAATTGACTGAGATTGCGGCAGAACTTATCCCTATTTGGTGTCAATTGGAAAAATGGGGCGCCAAGCATAAAATGATAACGTAA
- the eptA gene encoding phosphoethanolamine--lipid A transferase EptA: MLKNSLKIVHFVIFMSVLNFIFFHFPFYTFVFNNIDYKSFGGIVLIGSLMVLMLTMNAFVLYLFFSLSRRFGKAILVLFFLINSVAVYFVNTYSVILDETMIGNILNTRYSESSGFFSLKLIIYLVFLGIIPSIFIIKAKIVKDKPRKFFITSSVSLLFIVILIFANASNWLWIDKNSKTLGALAMPWSYTVNISRFYIHEYQKNKKEILLPDATITDHKKTVVVLVIGESARRDNFSLYGYKKNTNPLLSKTPNLYHFDATSCSTYTTAGVKCILEHKNTDDLYEILPNYLYRNDVDVIWRTSNWGEPPVHIKEYETSDQLATTCKGEGCAYDEVLLTGLKERISASKKDKIFVVLHTSTSHGPTYSKKYPAQFEKFKPVCNSVELGNCSKEELINAYDNTIVYTDYILHNLIEDLKNLKEYNSAMFFVSDHGESLGENNLYMHGLPMSIAPKEQYEIPFIVWVSDNSKQLKPNKTLTQNHVFHSVLKFLDMKSPIYDENMDIFK, encoded by the coding sequence ATGCTAAAAAATAGCTTAAAAATAGTCCATTTTGTTATATTCATGAGTGTGTTGAATTTTATATTCTTCCATTTTCCATTTTATACTTTTGTATTTAATAATATTGATTATAAGAGTTTTGGCGGAATTGTTCTGATCGGTAGTTTGATGGTTTTGATGCTGACCATGAATGCCTTTGTACTTTATCTATTTTTTTCCCTTTCTCGTCGTTTCGGGAAAGCTATACTTGTATTGTTTTTTCTAATCAATTCAGTCGCTGTTTATTTTGTGAATACGTATAGCGTTATTTTAGATGAAACGATGATCGGTAATATATTGAATACGCGATACTCCGAGTCTAGTGGTTTCTTTTCCCTGAAACTGATCATCTATCTCGTGTTTCTTGGTATTATACCCAGTATCTTCATCATTAAAGCTAAAATAGTAAAGGATAAACCAAGGAAGTTTTTTATCACTTCCTCCGTTTCATTGTTATTTATTGTCATTTTGATATTTGCCAATGCAAGTAACTGGCTTTGGATCGATAAGAATTCAAAGACTTTGGGTGCACTTGCCATGCCTTGGTCTTATACCGTCAATATTTCACGCTTTTATATTCATGAATATCAAAAAAATAAGAAAGAGATTTTATTGCCTGATGCGACGATAACTGACCACAAAAAGACAGTAGTTGTACTTGTTATCGGTGAATCCGCTCGAAGGGATAATTTTTCGTTGTATGGCTATAAGAAGAATACAAATCCTCTGCTTTCAAAGACACCAAATCTTTATCATTTTGATGCAACTTCTTGCTCTACCTATACGACAGCAGGAGTAAAATGTATATTGGAGCATAAAAATACGGATGATTTGTACGAAATCCTGCCAAATTACCTTTACAGAAATGATGTCGATGTGATATGGCGAACAAGTAATTGGGGAGAGCCACCGGTACATATTAAAGAATATGAAACAAGCGATCAACTCGCCACAACCTGCAAAGGCGAAGGATGTGCTTACGATGAGGTACTTTTAACTGGCTTAAAAGAAAGGATATCAGCGAGTAAAAAGGATAAAATTTTTGTTGTCCTTCATACAAGTACAAGCCATGGACCAACATATAGCAAGAAATATCCCGCTCAATTCGAAAAGTTTAAGCCTGTGTGTAATAGTGTGGAGCTAGGGAACTGTTCTAAAGAAGAATTGATAAATGCTTATGATAATACCATTGTTTATACAGATTATATTTTGCATAATCTGATTGAGGATCTAAAGAATTTGAAGGAATATAACAGTGCCATGTTTTTCGTCTCGGATCATGGGGAATCATTAGGTGAAAATAACCTCTATATGCATGGCTTGCCAATGAGTATCGCTCCAAAAGAACAATACGAAATTCCTTTTATCGTGTGGGTATCTGATAACTCTAAACAGCTGAAACCAAATAAAACTTTGACGCAAAATCATGTATTTCATAGTGTATTGAAGTTTCTGGATATGAAGAGTCCTATCTACGATGAAAATATGGATATCTTCAAATAG
- a CDS encoding DoxX family protein, whose product MKRNRIIYWIATVWLAVGLLSTAIIQIFKIQTEGAGGIQNVTHLGYPSYILPLLGIWKLLAVVALLWPKRPLWKEWAYAGIFFTATGALCSHIASGDSFALMAPALLYIILIATSWYFRPADRKFDLKSC is encoded by the coding sequence ATGAAAAGAAATAGGATAATTTATTGGATAGCAACCGTATGGTTAGCTGTAGGATTATTGTCAACTGCTATCATACAGATTTTTAAAATTCAAACGGAAGGAGCAGGTGGGATACAAAATGTTACTCATTTGGGATATCCTAGTTATATACTTCCTTTACTTGGGATCTGGAAGCTTTTAGCCGTGGTTGCCTTGCTTTGGCCCAAAAGGCCGCTCTGGAAAGAATGGGCATATGCGGGTATTTTCTTTACCGCTACTGGTGCTTTGTGTTCACATATTGCATCGGGAGATTCTTTCGCTTTAATGGCTCCAGCACTATTATATATTATTCTAATTGCTACTTCTTGGTATTTCAGACCAGCCGATAGGAAATTTGATTTGAAATCGTGTTGA
- the xth gene encoding exodeoxyribonuclease III: MKIATYNINGINARLPVLLRWLAEESPDVVCLQELKSPQERFPLKEITDIGYHAVWHGQKSWNGVAVLSKYDIEEVSRALPGDSEDVQSRYLEVVIQQVVICCLYLPNGNPFPGPKFDYKLKWIERLAKRAKTLLSMDVPAILIGDFNIIPTEMDTYKPEKYVNDALFRKEVKEAFSQLLEEGWQDSIRQLFPDQQVYTFWDYFRQAYNRNAGLRIDHILLSPSIQDRLIEGGIDRDVRGWEKSSDHAPTWIRLRNISKNG; encoded by the coding sequence ATGAAAATAGCCACCTATAATATTAATGGTATCAATGCACGTCTTCCCGTGCTGTTACGTTGGTTAGCGGAAGAATCACCTGACGTCGTTTGTCTTCAGGAGTTGAAATCTCCGCAGGAACGTTTTCCATTGAAAGAAATTACTGACATCGGATATCATGCGGTTTGGCATGGTCAGAAAAGTTGGAATGGGGTTGCGGTACTTTCCAAATACGACATCGAAGAAGTCTCTAGAGCTCTTCCAGGGGATTCCGAAGATGTACAAAGCCGCTATTTGGAGGTTGTGATCCAGCAAGTCGTGATTTGCTGTCTTTATCTGCCCAATGGGAACCCATTTCCGGGGCCCAAATTTGACTATAAGTTGAAGTGGATCGAGCGCTTAGCAAAGCGGGCCAAAACGTTGCTTAGTATGGATGTTCCAGCGATACTCATTGGGGATTTTAACATTATTCCAACAGAAATGGATACGTATAAACCTGAAAAATATGTCAATGATGCATTGTTTAGGAAAGAGGTGAAGGAGGCATTCAGTCAACTTCTTGAAGAGGGCTGGCAGGATTCTATTCGTCAGCTTTTTCCGGATCAGCAGGTTTATACGTTCTGGGATTACTTTCGGCAGGCTTACAATCGAAATGCTGGTTTACGAATTGACCATATCTTATTGAGCCCTTCAATTCAAGATCGTTTAATTGAAGGCGGAATTGATCGCGATGTGCGCGGATGGGAGAAGAGTAGCGATCATGCGCCTACGTGGATTCGATTACGAAATATCAGCAAGAATGGCTAA
- a CDS encoding VOC family protein, with product MEKSKLLRMDNMGIVVESLDNAISFFSELGLYLEGRAQIEGEWAGRVTGLGAQHVEIAMMVTPDGHSRLELSRFIDPAIIADHRNAPVNALGYLRAMFTVEDLDDVLRRLIGNHGAVLVGEVVQYENAYRLCYLRGVEGLLIGLAQPL from the coding sequence ATGGAAAAGAGTAAGTTACTTCGAATGGATAATATGGGTATCGTGGTGGAGTCATTGGACAACGCGATTTCCTTTTTTTCAGAACTTGGTTTATATCTTGAAGGGCGAGCGCAGATTGAAGGTGAATGGGCAGGTAGAGTGACTGGTCTCGGAGCGCAGCATGTCGAGATCGCCATGATGGTGACACCAGATGGACATAGCCGATTAGAACTTTCAAGATTTATTGATCCTGCGATAATTGCAGATCATAGAAATGCTCCGGTTAATGCCTTGGGCTATTTGCGGGCAATGTTTACCGTTGAAGATCTAGATGATGTACTGCGGAGGCTAATTGGCAATCATGGCGCTGTCCTCGTCGGGGAGGTGGTACAATACGAAAATGCTTATCGCCTTTGTTATCTAAGAGGAGTAGAGGGATTATTGATTGGTTTAGCCCAACCGCTATAA
- a CDS encoding metallophosphoesterase: MFFPLSALFGKIIYLFFIGIDTIVYTFKIINRHFKKTKSSPKQAGNLPPIKRSDFIVKSGLLLASVPILALTRGFAFNLYKYQVNHLDLILPKLPKSFEGITIAQISDIHAGSLFNSTAVKKGIDLLLAQKPDIIFFTGDLINDFATEMEDYLSIFDKVKAPLGTFSILGNHDYGDYHFNRYHFFDQMNLTREQNLSNLKSIHQQLGWQLLLNESKELILNNEKITIIGVENWGTNNPKNYGNIDLAMSKVDKSSPINFMLSHDPSHWRAEIIPKYPTIDVTFSGHTHGGQFGYNNPNYQWSPVKYAYREWAGLYREKHQALYVNVGFGYLDYPSRVGILPEITIFHLKSKG; this comes from the coding sequence GTGTTTTTTCCGCTTTCGGCGCTTTTTGGTAAGATAATCTATCTTTTCTTTATCGGTATTGATACTATTGTATATACGTTCAAAATAATTAACAGACATTTTAAAAAAACTAAATCTTCGCCGAAACAGGCTGGAAATTTACCGCCTATAAAAAGATCAGATTTTATTGTCAAAAGCGGTCTTCTGCTAGCCAGTGTTCCCATCCTTGCACTTACACGTGGATTTGCCTTCAATTTGTATAAATATCAGGTCAACCACCTCGATTTAATCTTACCTAAGTTACCGAAATCATTTGAAGGAATTACTATAGCGCAAATTTCCGATATACATGCAGGTAGTCTATTTAATTCAACTGCTGTAAAAAAAGGGATCGACCTCTTGTTAGCGCAGAAGCCTGACATCATCTTTTTTACAGGGGATCTAATCAATGATTTTGCTACCGAAATGGAGGACTATTTATCCATATTTGATAAAGTGAAGGCCCCATTAGGCACATTCTCTATACTTGGAAACCACGATTATGGAGATTATCATTTTAACAGATATCATTTCTTTGATCAAATGAACTTGACCAGGGAACAAAATCTTTCAAATCTCAAATCCATTCATCAACAACTAGGCTGGCAACTACTTCTCAATGAATCGAAAGAACTGATACTGAATAACGAAAAGATTACCATTATAGGCGTCGAAAATTGGGGAACAAATAATCCCAAAAATTATGGGAATATCGATTTGGCCATGTCTAAAGTAGATAAATCTTCGCCCATCAACTTTATGCTTTCACACGATCCCTCCCATTGGCGCGCGGAGATCATACCCAAATATCCCACAATCGACGTCACTTTCAGTGGACACACACATGGGGGACAATTCGGCTATAACAACCCGAATTATCAGTGGAGCCCAGTGAAATATGCTTACCGTGAATGGGCCGGCCTATACCGTGAAAAGCATCAGGCATTGTACGTAAATGTTGGATTCGGTTATCTGGATTATCCAAGCCGAGTTGGGATACTACCGGAAATCACCATATTTCATCTGAAGAGTAAAGGTTAA
- a CDS encoding NUDIX domain-containing protein: MAKKINTSAGLLLYKFQAFEIYFFLVHPGGPYFTKKDEGSWTIPKGEIDLNEDELDAAKREFIEETGYLPRGNFIALNAIQQKGGKIVKCWAIEGDIDPARLVSNTFDMEWPPKSGKMQTYPEIDRGDWFTFTEARKKINERQISFLEQVIAHGK; this comes from the coding sequence ATGGCTAAGAAGATAAATACCAGTGCGGGATTGTTATTGTATAAATTTCAGGCGTTTGAAATTTATTTTTTCTTAGTACATCCTGGAGGACCCTATTTTACTAAAAAAGATGAAGGCTCGTGGACAATCCCTAAAGGGGAAATCGATTTGAATGAAGATGAACTTGATGCGGCCAAAAGAGAGTTTATTGAAGAGACAGGCTATCTTCCGCGTGGAAATTTTATTGCGCTAAATGCTATTCAACAAAAAGGAGGCAAAATAGTTAAGTGCTGGGCAATTGAAGGAGACATAGATCCTGCTAGACTTGTAAGCAATACCTTTGACATGGAATGGCCGCCGAAATCGGGGAAAATGCAAACGTACCCTGAAATAGATCGTGGCGATTGGTTTACATTTACGGAAGCCAGGAAGAAAATAAACGAACGACAGATTTCTTTTCTGGAGCAAGTTATTGCACATGGAAAATGA
- a CDS encoding GNAT family N-acetyltransferase, whose protein sequence is MIKIRKIKPEDNLILATIIRGVFEELKAPRLGTVYSDPTTDKLFELFQEVKSCLWVAEVDGEIVGCCGIFPTVGLPNGCIELVKFYLSAKARGKGIGRELMDRSINSAKELGYSSIYLESLPAFSDAINMYKKQGFETLPAPMGESGHPGCDVWMVKDLT, encoded by the coding sequence ATGATAAAAATCAGAAAGATTAAACCAGAGGATAATCTGATATTAGCAACGATTATACGGGGTGTTTTTGAAGAGTTGAAGGCTCCGCGCTTGGGAACAGTTTATTCCGACCCTACTACCGATAAGCTTTTTGAGCTATTCCAAGAGGTGAAATCTTGTTTGTGGGTCGCTGAGGTTGATGGGGAAATCGTAGGTTGTTGCGGTATTTTTCCGACTGTTGGACTTCCTAACGGTTGTATTGAACTCGTAAAATTCTATTTGTCAGCTAAAGCAAGGGGCAAAGGTATCGGCCGGGAATTAATGGATAGATCAATAAATTCAGCCAAGGAACTCGGTTATTCCAGCATATATCTAGAGAGCTTACCGGCTTTTAGCGATGCAATTAATATGTATAAAAAACAAGGATTTGAGACACTCCCCGCTCCAATGGGCGAATCGGGACATCCCGGTTGTGATGTCTGGATGGTGAAAGACTTAACATAG
- a CDS encoding Gfo/Idh/MocA family oxidoreductase, with protein MVNLNRRKFIQGAGAVLTLSALEVKGLSFRDAIKNFRVGLIGAGWYGKSDLFRLMQVRDVDVVALCDVDDNQLQEAGRLVSERQISKKVPKLYKDYREMLASHKFDLILIGTPDHWHARQAIDAMRSGAHLYLQKPISVDVLEGDAIWRAARKYNRKVQVGTQRRSTAHLIDAKKRVIDSGLLGKISHVEMCCYYHMRKNGNPPIEPVPDFLDYELWTGPAPLRAYDGLPHGGWWRTFMAYGNGITGDMGMHMFDTVRWLLQLKWPKSVSAKGGIYVQKEGKSTIADTQTALFEYEDLNCVWQHRTWGAAADPEYPWAFVIYGDKGTLKGSVMKYEFIPIGEGKPIRQDVILEKEKFPKDLMEHRIELHTAPATRQHMLDLLSAIENNHLPVADIEEGYISTASCILANLSMKLNRPLIFDPVQKICVDDPEATQLLRRSYRSPWQHPY; from the coding sequence ATGGTCAATCTAAATCGGAGAAAATTTATTCAAGGAGCGGGCGCAGTTTTAACTTTATCAGCCTTAGAAGTTAAGGGGCTTTCATTTCGTGATGCGATTAAAAATTTTCGGGTCGGATTGATCGGTGCAGGTTGGTATGGGAAAAGTGATTTATTCCGTTTAATGCAGGTACGTGATGTTGATGTGGTTGCACTATGTGACGTCGACGACAATCAGCTGCAGGAAGCTGGACGGCTGGTTAGTGAGCGTCAAATTTCAAAAAAAGTTCCAAAACTGTATAAAGATTATAGGGAAATGCTCGCCAGTCATAAATTCGATCTAATTCTCATTGGAACACCAGATCACTGGCACGCCAGACAGGCTATTGATGCGATGCGTTCGGGTGCTCATCTCTATTTGCAGAAACCCATCAGTGTTGATGTGCTTGAGGGGGATGCTATATGGCGTGCGGCAAGAAAATATAACCGGAAAGTTCAAGTGGGAACACAACGGAGAAGTACAGCCCATCTCATTGACGCCAAGAAGCGAGTGATCGATAGTGGCTTACTTGGTAAGATTTCGCATGTGGAAATGTGCTGCTATTATCATATGCGAAAGAACGGCAATCCACCGATCGAGCCGGTTCCAGATTTCCTGGATTACGAACTTTGGACGGGTCCAGCACCTCTGCGGGCTTATGATGGTTTGCCTCATGGTGGCTGGTGGCGAACTTTTATGGCCTATGGGAATGGAATAACCGGGGATATGGGAATGCATATGTTTGATACGGTGCGTTGGCTTCTGCAGCTTAAATGGCCAAAAAGTGTGAGCGCTAAAGGAGGGATTTATGTTCAAAAAGAAGGGAAATCGACGATCGCGGATACGCAGACAGCCTTATTTGAATACGAAGATCTTAATTGTGTCTGGCAACATAGAACCTGGGGGGCAGCAGCAGACCCTGAATACCCTTGGGCATTTGTGATATATGGTGACAAGGGTACCTTAAAGGGAAGTGTGATGAAATATGAATTTATTCCAATCGGAGAAGGCAAGCCCATTCGACAGGATGTTATCTTAGAAAAGGAGAAGTTCCCTAAAGATTTGATGGAGCACCGAATCGAATTGCATACAGCTCCTGCAACGAGACAACATATGCTTGACCTTTTATCGGCAATTGAAAATAATCATCTCCCTGTAGCGGATATTGAAGAGGGGTATATCTCCACAGCAAGTTGTATTTTGGCCAACTTATCCATGAAGTTAAATCGTCCTTTGATTTTTGATCCAGTACAAAAAATATGTGTTGATGACCCAGAAGCAACTCAATTATTACGAAGATCATATCGAAGCCCATGGCAGCATCCTTATTAA